The genome window GATCGAAAGCGCGATCGCCTACGCCGATTCGGTGAGCGGCGCCTTCCTACCCTAGGCACATGCAGCAGAGCGCCCATCGACCTCGCCCCCTATCCTCTCGCGCAGCACCCCGTCCTGACAGGATGTTGCACGAAGCCGGAGCGAGGGGCTCTCCGCGGGCCACCAAGAAGCATGGCGGAGAGACGGTAGAAGATGTGGCTGGTGGGGCAGGGATGCGCTCCCGTCCACCAGGCAGGAATGCCATCCCCTGCTCCTGCACACTGCCATGGCAGGCAGGTCCACCTCGGAGCATATGTCGGGCTGAGGGCATACCCGGGTGCTCGCTGTCTCCCCAACCTGCTGGGCTCGGAGTCCCGCTAGGCCGACCGTGATCAAGTTGAACGATCTGACCTTCGCCTACCGTGGCCAGCCGCCGCTCTTCCAAGGTTACAGCTGGCAGGCGGCGCCCGGCGAGTCGTGGGCGGTGCTCGGCCCCTCCGGCTGCGGCAAGAGCAGCCTGCTCTACCTGCTGGCCGGCTTGCAGCTCCCCACTTCAGGGGAGGTGCAGGTCGGCGGCGAGGTCCTGCGCCGTCCTCGCCCGCGCACCGGGCTGATCTTGCAGGACTACGGGCTGCTGCCCTGGGCCACGGTGCGCGCCAACATCCGGCTCGGCCTGCGCCTGCGCGGCTTCTACGGCCCGGACGGGAGACACGCCCCGCGCGACGAGGTGGTCAAGGACATTGATGAACAGGTCGGGGGCTGGCTGCAGCGCCTCGGGCTGGAGGCGGTCGCCGAGAGCTACCCCGGGCAGATCTCGGGCGGCCAGCGCCAGCGCACAGCCATCGCCCGCACCCTGGCGCTCAGCCCCGACTTGCTGCTGATGGATGAGCCCTTCGCCTCGCTCGACGCGCCGACGCGTCAGGATCTGCAGGACCTGACAATGCGGCTTCGTCAG of Anaerolineales bacterium contains these proteins:
- a CDS encoding ATP-binding cassette domain-containing protein, coding for MIKLNDLTFAYRGQPPLFQGYSWQAAPGESWAVLGPSGCGKSSLLYLLAGLQLPTSGEVQVGGEVLRRPRPRTGLILQDYGLLPWATVRANIRLGLRLRGFYGPDGRHAPRDEVVKDIDEQVGGWLQRLGLEAVAESYPGQISGGQRQRTAIARTLALSPDLLLMDEPFASLDAPTRQDLQDLTMRLRQGQGLTLVLVTHAIEEAALLGQRVLVLGRPPHRQPQVLDNPGGGLPDHRGTPAYDQACASLRAAMERVA